One part of the Sphingobium yanoikuyae genome encodes these proteins:
- a CDS encoding YdeI/OmpD-associated family protein, with protein MAMDPRIDAYIAAQADFARPILDHIRALMHAASPDMGEAVKWGMPFFTYRNQNLANMAAFKGHAAFGFWHDKVGREDASDDAMGQFGRLTALSDIPSDAAIAGLIAQAMALIDAGDRPRTGPKTPKPPLPVHPALAAAIAASPAAAAIWAAFPPGKIRDYCEWINEAKNDATRDKRIAQAVDWIGEGKGRNWKYEQK; from the coding sequence ATGGCCATGGATCCGCGGATCGACGCCTATATCGCCGCCCAGGCGGACTTCGCCCGCCCCATTCTCGACCATATCCGCGCGCTGATGCACGCCGCGTCGCCGGACATGGGCGAAGCGGTCAAATGGGGCATGCCCTTCTTCACCTACAGGAACCAGAATCTCGCCAACATGGCCGCCTTCAAGGGCCATGCCGCCTTCGGCTTCTGGCATGACAAGGTTGGCAGGGAAGATGCCAGCGACGACGCCATGGGCCAGTTCGGCCGCCTCACCGCCCTTTCCGACATCCCCTCCGACGCGGCGATCGCCGGCCTGATCGCCCAGGCCATGGCCCTGATCGACGCCGGCGATCGCCCACGCACCGGCCCCAAGACACCCAAACCGCCTTTGCCCGTCCATCCCGCCCTCGCGGCCGCCATCGCCGCCAGCCCGGCCGCCGCCGCCATCTGGGCCGCCTTCCCGCCCGGCAAGATCCGCGACTATTGCGAATGGATCAATGAGGCGAAGAATGACGCCACCCGCGACAAGCGCATCGCCCAGGCCGTGGACTGGATTGGCGAGGGCAAGGGCCGCAACTGGAAATATGAGCAGAAATAG
- a CDS encoding TonB-dependent receptor, producing the protein MILSAPALAQAPAADAAAADAAAAEAEQGLGEIVVTATRSAQSIQKVPISMQALGAEKLQERQVKGLSDFAALLPSVSFEGIGPGRNTAFFRGIVPAGGAYASVGYYLDDMPITGTEVPDIHAYDLERVEALSGPQGTLYGAGSLAGTIRLITNKPKLDKFEFGYDVEANKYGKGDFGGQLESYINVPLAPTLAVRAMGYYRRDGGYIDNTPNNGTFNDGSSSTLTLGDNNPNTSYTLDNSDIAKDDYNTIREFGGRFQLLWQPTEGWDITPEITAQKQVARGYFGYDPRVGDLEVHDYDQTKNDDRWYQAALSIHGHIGDWDIVSATGYFKRRTRTLNDYTYYTVTYDGFGPGYESYLQFFDNCTGSGASQQCQMINPTQYYHADTHRNKFTQELRISTPKDWPFDVTVGGFYQRQKNELNTSYAIRGLDTITGYTATGGGDVTGGLIGVPAMYGIAYDEDGNPYFDTSDVINANGNPLGTMILGTQAVKGDAFYYVEQDQLYHDKAIFAEGHYNITPTLKLTGGIRYFWTDYKVRGFAGVAGSAAGVGCTTPLPDDERLTCVNTNPNAADGTGRYKEDGETHKVALDWQFQPDKMVYFNYSTGFRPGGFNRPLRIRSLGKIVNVAPFKSETLTNFEVGVKTTWNNIFRFNAAVYYEKWNNIQYGVVVSGAQGAGMTGNAGKAEVKGIEYDADLRLGKVTISTSGAFNDAKLKGDFCNFALNTETESIAQLSSCTLGEFVEGSSPPTPQVAAANGTRLPRQPRFKGTTSIRYDTDLGDYAAYVQGAALYQTGATQDLNVESNELLGNTKGFVSFDFSGGIKKDNWSVTLFLQNAFDKRGQLTRNTFCSIDFCANSSRTFTIKPQFFGIRFGQKF; encoded by the coding sequence ATGATCCTGTCCGCGCCGGCACTGGCGCAGGCCCCGGCGGCGGATGCCGCCGCAGCCGATGCGGCCGCCGCCGAGGCCGAACAGGGGCTGGGCGAAATCGTCGTCACCGCGACGCGCAGCGCGCAGAGCATCCAGAAGGTGCCGATTTCGATGCAGGCGCTGGGCGCGGAGAAATTGCAGGAACGACAGGTGAAGGGTCTGAGCGATTTCGCCGCCCTGCTGCCGTCGGTCTCGTTCGAGGGCATCGGCCCCGGCCGCAACACCGCCTTCTTCCGCGGTATCGTGCCCGCCGGCGGCGCCTATGCCTCGGTCGGCTATTATCTGGACGACATGCCGATCACCGGCACCGAAGTGCCCGATATCCATGCCTATGACCTGGAGCGGGTCGAGGCGCTGTCCGGGCCGCAGGGCACGCTCTATGGCGCGGGCTCGCTGGCCGGCACCATCCGCCTCATCACCAACAAGCCCAAGCTCGACAAGTTCGAGTTCGGCTATGACGTGGAAGCCAATAAATATGGCAAGGGCGATTTCGGCGGCCAGCTGGAATCCTACATCAACGTGCCGCTGGCGCCGACGCTGGCGGTGCGCGCCATGGGCTATTATCGCCGCGACGGCGGCTATATCGACAATACGCCCAACAATGGCACGTTCAACGATGGCAGTTCGTCGACCCTGACGCTGGGCGACAACAACCCCAACACATCCTACACGCTCGACAACAGCGACATCGCCAAGGATGATTACAACACCATCCGCGAATTTGGCGGTCGCTTCCAGCTGCTGTGGCAGCCGACCGAGGGCTGGGACATCACGCCCGAGATCACGGCCCAGAAGCAGGTGGCGCGCGGCTATTTCGGCTATGATCCGCGGGTCGGCGACCTGGAAGTCCATGACTATGACCAGACCAAGAATGACGATCGCTGGTATCAGGCGGCGCTGTCGATCCACGGCCATATCGGCGACTGGGACATCGTCTCTGCCACCGGCTATTTCAAGCGCCGCACCCGCACGCTGAACGACTATACCTATTACACGGTCACCTATGACGGCTTCGGGCCGGGCTATGAAAGCTATCTGCAATTCTTTGACAATTGCACCGGCTCCGGCGCCAGCCAGCAGTGCCAGATGATCAACCCGACCCAATATTATCATGCCGACACGCATCGCAACAAATTCACCCAGGAATTGCGGATCTCGACGCCCAAGGACTGGCCGTTCGACGTGACCGTCGGTGGCTTCTACCAGCGGCAGAAGAATGAGCTGAACACCAGCTATGCGATCCGCGGACTGGATACGATCACAGGCTATACCGCGACCGGCGGCGGCGATGTGACGGGCGGGCTGATCGGCGTGCCGGCCATGTATGGCATCGCCTATGACGAGGACGGCAATCCCTATTTCGATACCAGCGACGTCATCAACGCCAACGGCAATCCGCTGGGCACGATGATCCTGGGCACCCAGGCGGTGAAGGGCGACGCCTTCTATTATGTCGAGCAGGACCAGCTCTATCATGACAAGGCGATCTTTGCCGAAGGCCATTACAACATCACGCCGACGCTGAAGCTGACCGGCGGCATCCGCTATTTCTGGACCGACTACAAGGTTCGGGGCTTTGCCGGCGTGGCCGGATCGGCCGCAGGCGTGGGTTGCACCACGCCGCTGCCCGATGACGAGCGGCTGACCTGCGTCAACACCAACCCCAATGCGGCGGACGGCACCGGCCGCTACAAGGAGGATGGCGAGACCCACAAGGTCGCGCTCGACTGGCAGTTCCAGCCCGACAAGATGGTCTATTTCAACTATTCGACCGGCTTCCGCCCCGGCGGGTTCAACCGGCCGCTGCGCATCCGCAGCCTGGGCAAGATCGTCAATGTCGCGCCGTTCAAGTCGGAAACGCTGACCAATTTCGAGGTCGGCGTGAAGACGACCTGGAACAATATCTTCCGCTTCAACGCCGCCGTCTATTATGAGAAGTGGAACAATATCCAATATGGCGTGGTCGTGTCGGGCGCACAGGGCGCGGGCATGACCGGCAATGCCGGCAAGGCCGAGGTCAAGGGCATCGAATATGATGCCGACCTGCGGCTGGGCAAGGTGACGATCTCCACCTCCGGCGCGTTCAACGATGCCAAGCTGAAAGGCGATTTCTGCAACTTCGCGCTCAATACCGAGACCGAGTCGATCGCGCAGCTGAGCAGCTGTACGCTGGGCGAGTTCGTCGAAGGATCGAGCCCGCCGACGCCGCAGGTCGCGGCCGCCAACGGCACCCGCCTGCCGCGCCAGCCGCGCTTCAAGGGGACGACATCGATCCGCTATGACACCGACCTGGGCGACTATGCCGCCTATGTCCAGGGCGCGGCGCTCTACCAGACCGGCGCGACCCAGGATCTGAACGTCGAGAGCAACGAGCTGCTGGGCAATACCAAGGGCTTTGTCAGCTTCGATTTTTCGGGCGGGATCAAGAAGGATAATTGGAGCGTCACCCTGTTCCTGCAGAACGCCTTCGACAAGCGTGGGCAGCTGACGCGCAACACCTTCTGCTCGATCGACTTCTGCGCCAACAGCTCGCGCACCTTCACGATCAAGCCGCAATTCTTCGGCATAAGGTTCGGCCAAAAATTCTAA
- a CDS encoding tetratricopeptide repeat-containing sulfotransferase family protein: MGNASAVPATDSIQTALADAAALLDARPEAALAQAEAILRRARRLPPAELLIGQALRRLGKPKAALARLAPLARQHPSVPAILWELAQAAQDAGDQRQAIAALESLTRQQPGVPGGWFLLAGLLRTVGRDGDAWRADLSGVHAASRDRDLLAAAMAMNEGRLDDAAALLTARADRLPDDPAGIRLMGEVQWRRGDMNAALAHVERAVALAPGFDLARDFLIRLLLQNNRLNEALAHAEILARSPIHNPGYDLIRASVLVRLGDQDAARSIYESLLADRPDQPQVWQNLGHALKTLGRQADAVHAYRQAVTHRPTMGEAWWSLANLKTVKLDADDLATMERALETLARDGQTEGEDVFHLHFSLGKAQEDRKADEAAFRHYDAGNRLRRAMIRHDAGEFSAEVAATATTFSAPFIAAMCDGGCPAPDPIFIVGLPRAGSTLVEQILASHSQVEGTMELPEMMMIASRLQSRVDEGEFADFAAMAASLTPADRRRLGEEYVEQTRVHRQSGKPRFIDKMPNNWQHVGLIKLILPNASIIDARRHPMGCCFSGWKQHFARGQAFTYDLTDIGLYYRDYVALMAAYDAAAPGRVHRVIYEQMVADTPGEVDRLLAYLGLDFEAACLSFWQTDRAVRTASSEQVRQPIYTGGVDHWRRFEPWLAPLADALGPIAHSYPDLPPR, from the coding sequence ATGGGGAACGCGTCCGCCGTACCGGCAACCGACAGCATCCAGACGGCGCTGGCAGACGCCGCCGCGCTGCTCGACGCCCGCCCCGAGGCGGCATTGGCGCAGGCCGAGGCGATCCTGCGCCGGGCCAGGCGCCTGCCCCCCGCCGAACTGCTGATCGGCCAGGCGCTACGCCGCCTCGGCAAGCCCAAGGCCGCACTGGCCCGGCTCGCTCCCCTCGCCCGCCAGCATCCCAGCGTGCCCGCGATATTGTGGGAACTGGCCCAGGCCGCGCAGGACGCCGGCGACCAGCGTCAGGCGATCGCCGCGCTCGAAAGCCTGACCCGCCAGCAACCCGGCGTCCCCGGCGGCTGGTTCCTGCTGGCCGGGCTGCTACGCACGGTTGGGCGCGATGGCGATGCCTGGCGCGCCGACCTGTCGGGCGTTCATGCCGCCTCGCGCGATCGCGACCTGCTGGCAGCAGCAATGGCGATGAACGAGGGGCGGCTGGACGACGCGGCAGCGCTTCTCACGGCGCGCGCCGATCGCCTGCCCGACGATCCCGCCGGCATCCGCCTGATGGGTGAGGTGCAATGGCGGCGCGGCGACATGAATGCCGCCCTCGCTCATGTCGAGCGCGCCGTCGCGCTGGCGCCCGGCTTCGACCTCGCCCGCGACTTCCTCATCCGCCTCCTGCTGCAGAACAACCGCCTGAACGAAGCGCTGGCCCATGCCGAAATCCTCGCCCGCTCGCCGATCCATAATCCGGGCTATGATCTGATCCGCGCATCGGTGCTGGTGCGGCTGGGCGATCAGGACGCGGCACGCTCCATTTATGAAAGCCTGCTGGCCGATCGTCCCGACCAGCCGCAGGTCTGGCAGAATCTGGGCCATGCGCTCAAGACGCTGGGGCGACAGGCCGACGCGGTCCATGCTTATCGCCAGGCCGTCACCCATCGCCCGACCATGGGCGAAGCCTGGTGGAGCCTCGCCAACCTCAAGACCGTTAAGCTCGACGCCGACGACCTCGCGACGATGGAGCGCGCGCTCGAAACCCTGGCCCGCGATGGCCAGACGGAGGGCGAGGATGTCTTCCACCTCCATTTCTCGCTCGGCAAGGCGCAGGAGGATCGCAAGGCGGACGAAGCAGCCTTCCGCCATTATGACGCCGGCAACCGGCTGCGCCGCGCCATGATCCGCCATGATGCCGGCGAATTTTCAGCCGAAGTCGCGGCCACTGCCACGACCTTCAGCGCGCCCTTCATCGCCGCCATGTGCGATGGCGGCTGCCCCGCGCCCGACCCGATCTTCATCGTCGGCCTGCCGCGCGCCGGATCGACATTGGTCGAACAGATCCTCGCCAGCCACAGCCAGGTCGAAGGCACGATGGAACTGCCCGAGATGATGATGATCGCCAGCCGCCTGCAATCGCGGGTGGACGAAGGCGAATTTGCCGATTTCGCGGCCATGGCGGCATCGCTGACCCCGGCCGACCGTCGGCGGCTGGGCGAGGAATATGTCGAACAGACCCGCGTCCACCGACAGAGCGGCAAGCCGCGCTTCATCGACAAGATGCCCAACAACTGGCAGCATGTCGGCCTCATCAAGCTGATCCTGCCCAATGCCAGCATCATCGACGCGCGCCGTCATCCGATGGGCTGCTGCTTTTCCGGCTGGAAACAGCATTTTGCGCGTGGTCAGGCCTTCACCTATGACCTTACCGACATCGGCCTTTATTATCGCGACTATGTCGCGCTGATGGCCGCCTATGACGCGGCCGCGCCGGGCCGGGTCCATCGCGTCATCTACGAACAGATGGTCGCCGACACGCCGGGTGAGGTCGACCGGCTGCTCGCCTATCTCGGCCTCGATTTCGAGGCGGCCTGCCTGTCCTTCTGGCAGACCGACCGGGCGGTGCGCACCGCCAGTTCCGAACAGGTGCGCCAGCCCATCTATACCGGCGGCGTCGATCATTGGCGGCGCTTCGAACCCTGGCTGGCCCCGCTGGCCGACGCGCTCGGGCCGATCGCGCACAGCTATCCCGACCTGCCGCCGCGCTGA
- a CDS encoding sensor histidine kinase: MPNEGRPSGEGRAIALRTRLLAAMLGPMLGAAAIIGVGGATLISDVVRRTNDRVLGGALGAIAETVQVERGEVTLDLPPAAFGMLENSERDNVYYRIAVGGTLLTGYADLPAPDPRTMPVDQPRFRFARYRGQDIRIGEVKRSLPRIADPVIVQVAETLDNRRALMHRLMIALLIGELTLVGVAILLLRPALGWSLRPLLRLRRAVEVRDGGARPDFSALDAGPLPSELRPLARAFNRLLRQLDQATGGVRRFTADASHQMRTPISVLKVQIELARRGSREAFDEIADAAQRLERLVTQLLALARAEEAGASPPLETVDLKEVSAVVVNRLINQAIQAQVELNLEASDAESYRVEAHRTLVFEILANLVDNGIRYNRPGGTVTIALAQGEDATLMTVSDDGPGIAVEHRDKVFERFFRVGGASAPEGTGLGLAIVQSAASRMGAQVEIVEGGAGTHIRVRFPRRGEDGGA, from the coding sequence ATGCCCAATGAGGGACGGCCATCGGGCGAGGGGCGGGCCATTGCCCTGCGCACCCGCCTGCTGGCGGCGATGCTGGGACCGATGCTGGGCGCGGCGGCGATCATCGGCGTGGGCGGCGCGACGCTGATTTCCGACGTGGTCCGCCGGACCAACGACCGGGTGCTGGGCGGCGCGCTGGGCGCGATCGCCGAAACCGTGCAGGTGGAACGGGGCGAGGTGACGCTGGACCTGCCGCCCGCCGCCTTCGGCATGCTGGAGAATAGCGAGCGGGACAATGTCTATTACCGGATCGCGGTGGGCGGCACGTTGCTGACCGGCTATGCCGATCTGCCCGCGCCCGATCCGCGGACCATGCCGGTCGACCAGCCGCGGTTCCGCTTTGCCCGGTATCGCGGGCAGGACATCCGCATCGGCGAGGTGAAGCGCAGCCTGCCGCGGATCGCCGACCCGGTGATCGTGCAGGTGGCCGAGACGCTGGATAACCGGCGGGCGCTGATGCACCGGCTGATGATCGCGCTGCTGATCGGCGAACTGACGCTGGTGGGGGTCGCGATCCTGCTGCTGCGGCCGGCGCTGGGCTGGAGCCTGCGGCCGTTGCTGCGGCTGCGGCGCGCGGTCGAGGTGCGCGATGGCGGCGCGCGGCCCGATTTCTCGGCGCTGGATGCGGGGCCGCTGCCGAGCGAATTGCGGCCATTGGCGCGGGCATTCAACCGGCTGCTGCGCCAGCTGGACCAGGCGACGGGGGGCGTCCGTCGTTTCACCGCCGATGCCTCGCACCAGATGCGCACGCCGATTTCGGTGCTGAAGGTGCAGATAGAACTGGCGCGCCGGGGATCGCGCGAGGCGTTCGACGAGATTGCCGATGCGGCGCAGCGGCTGGAGCGGCTGGTGACGCAGTTGCTGGCGCTGGCGCGGGCCGAGGAAGCCGGGGCATCGCCGCCGCTGGAGACGGTGGACCTGAAGGAAGTGAGCGCGGTGGTGGTCAACCGGCTGATCAACCAAGCGATCCAGGCGCAGGTCGAACTCAATCTGGAGGCGTCGGACGCGGAAAGCTATCGCGTCGAGGCGCATCGCACGCTGGTGTTCGAGATATTGGCCAATCTGGTCGACAATGGCATCCGCTATAACCGGCCCGGCGGCACGGTGACGATCGCGCTGGCGCAGGGCGAGGACGCGACCCTGATGACGGTCAGCGACGACGGTCCCGGCATTGCGGTGGAGCATCGCGACAAGGTGTTCGAGCGCTTCTTCCGCGTGGGCGGCGCCAGCGCGCCGGAGGGGACGGGGCTGGGCCTTGCCATCGTCCAGTCTGCCGCGTCGCGCATGGGCGCGCAGGTGGAGATTGTCGAGGGTGGCGCGGGCACGCATATCCGGGTGCGCTTTCCGCGACGGGGGGAGGATGGCGGGGCTTAG
- a CDS encoding response regulator, translating into MIEDDAALARSIAALLRAGGHAVDHVATGEDALAVVGGEPYALVILDVGLPDIDGFTVLAELRRRGEKVPVLMLTARDALDDRVRGLDLGADDYLRKPFEPQELEARVRALGRRRGGDPTPEITVGPLTINRSTGAADVAGRALDLRRRELAVLESLATRAGQVVPRELLIGEVFGFDEPVGSNAIEVHVTRLRGKLAPDGPGIRTVRGVGYMLDAQ; encoded by the coding sequence ATGATCGAGGATGACGCCGCACTGGCGCGCAGCATTGCAGCCCTGCTGCGGGCGGGCGGCCATGCGGTGGACCATGTCGCGACCGGCGAGGATGCGCTGGCGGTGGTGGGCGGGGAACCCTATGCGCTGGTGATACTGGACGTGGGCCTGCCCGATATCGACGGCTTCACCGTCTTGGCGGAATTGCGCCGGCGCGGCGAGAAAGTGCCGGTGCTGATGCTGACCGCGCGCGATGCGCTGGACGACCGGGTGCGGGGGCTGGACCTGGGCGCCGACGATTATCTGCGCAAGCCGTTCGAGCCGCAGGAACTGGAGGCGCGGGTGCGGGCGCTGGGGCGGCGGCGGGGCGGCGATCCGACCCCGGAAATCACGGTCGGGCCGCTGACCATCAATCGATCGACCGGGGCCGCCGATGTCGCCGGACGGGCGCTGGACCTGCGCCGCCGCGAACTGGCGGTGCTCGAGTCGCTGGCGACCAGGGCCGGGCAGGTGGTGCCGCGCGAATTGCTGATCGGCGAGGTGTTCGGCTTTGACGAGCCGGTCGGCAGCAATGCGATCGAGGTGCATGTGACCCGGCTGCGCGGCAAGCTGGCGCCCGACGGGCCGGGCATCCGCACGGTGCGCGGCGTGGGCTATATGCTCGATGCCCAATGA
- a CDS encoding ABC transporter substrate-binding protein → MRRVIQIVAALASLSVTSATAVAQRPTGYPRSYDDLIGDARAERQVIVYANADTSEMAPVILAFQRRYPGVTVSYSDLGSNEMFRRFSSEARSGRMSADLVWSSAMDQQVKLINDGFAQAYASPEKPALPANAVWKNMGFGVTAEPIAYVYNKKAIANPPRSHAALEAMLRKDRKALIGKVATFDPARSNTGYLYLTQDYAITRDTGSLVEAMAATRPQLHITTEPMLRGVAEGKFSIAYNVIGSYAQERARRDPRIGVVFPEDYTIVMSRIAFIAREARHPAAAKLFLDFLLSREGQSLLAQHSLWPVRTDINGRRLPAAQARPIRVGPQLLVNLDRLTRQRFLREWQAALISGAR, encoded by the coding sequence ATGCGAAGGGTTATTCAGATAGTGGCGGCGCTGGCAAGCCTGTCCGTCACCAGCGCGACAGCGGTAGCGCAAAGGCCAACCGGCTATCCGCGTTCCTATGACGATCTGATCGGCGATGCCCGTGCCGAACGGCAGGTCATCGTCTATGCCAATGCCGACACGTCGGAAATGGCACCGGTCATCCTGGCGTTCCAGCGCCGCTATCCCGGCGTCACCGTCAGCTATTCCGACCTCGGGTCGAACGAGATGTTCCGCCGCTTCTCGAGCGAGGCGCGCAGCGGCCGGATGTCGGCCGACCTGGTCTGGTCGTCGGCGATGGACCAGCAGGTCAAGCTCATCAACGACGGCTTTGCCCAGGCCTATGCCAGCCCGGAAAAGCCCGCCCTGCCCGCCAATGCGGTGTGGAAGAATATGGGCTTTGGCGTCACCGCAGAGCCGATCGCCTATGTCTACAACAAGAAGGCGATTGCCAATCCGCCGCGCAGCCATGCCGCGCTGGAGGCGATGCTGCGCAAGGATCGCAAGGCACTGATCGGCAAGGTCGCGACCTTCGATCCTGCCCGCTCGAACACCGGCTATCTCTATCTGACCCAGGATTATGCCATCACCCGCGACACCGGCTCGCTGGTCGAGGCGATGGCGGCGACCCGGCCGCAACTGCACATCACCACCGAACCGATGCTGCGCGGCGTGGCCGAAGGCAAATTCTCGATCGCCTATAATGTGATCGGCTCCTACGCGCAGGAACGCGCCCGCCGCGACCCGCGCATCGGCGTCGTCTTTCCCGAAGATTATACCATCGTGATGTCGCGCATCGCCTTCATCGCGCGCGAGGCGCGGCATCCCGCCGCGGCCAAGCTGTTCCTCGACTTCCTCCTCTCGCGCGAAGGGCAATCGCTGCTCGCGCAACATAGCCTCTGGCCGGTGCGGACCGACATCAACGGCCGCCGCCTGCCCGCTGCCCAGGCCCGCCCGATCCGCGTCGGCCCGCAGCTTCTCGTCAATCTCGACCGCCTCACGCGCCAGCGCTTCCTGCGCGAATGGCAGGCGGCCCTTATTTCCGGAGCCCGATAA
- a CDS encoding OprO/OprP family phosphate-selective porin, whose translation MTHMMLRGGCAALALIAATPALAQTPSADDLAALVKAQAAEIAALKARLDKIEGQQAAVQATTPHAASQTAPQMAQQDAAQPLVITPFAPQIVPPGPADLDVAQARAVAANPAGVTTEWGAGLPVFRSADGVFTYKPRGRILVDVSSTMGSKYGGRNTTTTGMRALRLGLEGGVGPHFFYQFESDFSENEVDIVTAFLGYRNKISSKVDYDVRAGHLFNDRAFEGSTGSDSTPFLERGVVSTAIIPQRGFYGIGIMGRMFGPNWHASLSVTGDRVDGEQATNDSRTFSGRAHWNPIRTDRSLLHVGGWFFDEALSSAATTLTRSTVIGGRFNGAVRVTTGELLGGRSTTGYGAELGGYVGGLWVMGEAGRRIARLDGGRPSFESKAWSLSSGLFLTGELPPYNPRLGSFGQPNVLDPVLDGGLGAIELTARYENLDYTDLVLGGDGWAATLGVNWYLNSFTRIQLNGIQWHTNNRAGTYTGGDDGQTVSARVGVTF comes from the coding sequence ATGACCCATATGATGTTGCGCGGCGGTTGCGCCGCGCTGGCGCTGATCGCCGCCACGCCCGCGCTTGCCCAGACGCCCAGCGCCGATGACCTGGCCGCACTGGTGAAGGCCCAGGCGGCCGAGATCGCCGCGCTCAAGGCCCGGCTCGACAAGATCGAGGGTCAGCAGGCCGCCGTCCAGGCGACCACGCCGCATGCCGCTTCGCAGACCGCACCGCAAATGGCCCAGCAGGATGCGGCCCAGCCGCTGGTCATCACCCCCTTCGCGCCACAGATCGTGCCGCCCGGCCCGGCCGATCTCGACGTGGCACAGGCCCGTGCGGTCGCTGCCAATCCGGCCGGCGTGACAACCGAATGGGGGGCAGGCCTGCCCGTCTTCCGATCGGCCGACGGCGTCTTCACCTACAAGCCGCGCGGCCGCATCCTGGTCGACGTCAGTTCGACCATGGGGTCGAAATATGGCGGCCGCAACACGACGACGACCGGCATGCGCGCGCTGCGCCTGGGCCTGGAAGGCGGCGTCGGCCCGCATTTCTTCTACCAGTTCGAAAGCGATTTTTCGGAGAATGAGGTCGACATCGTCACCGCCTTCCTGGGCTATCGCAACAAGATCAGCAGCAAGGTCGATTATGACGTGCGCGCGGGGCACCTGTTCAACGACCGCGCCTTCGAAGGCAGCACCGGTTCGGACTCCACCCCCTTCCTGGAACGGGGCGTGGTGTCGACCGCCATCATCCCGCAACGCGGCTTCTACGGCATCGGCATCATGGGCCGCATGTTCGGCCCCAACTGGCATGCCTCGCTCAGCGTGACCGGTGACCGCGTCGATGGCGAACAGGCGACCAATGACAGCCGTACCTTCAGCGGCCGTGCGCACTGGAACCCGATCAGGACCGATCGCTCGCTGCTCCATGTCGGCGGCTGGTTCTTCGACGAGGCCCTGTCCTCCGCCGCGACCACGCTCACCCGCAGCACCGTCATCGGCGGCCGCTTCAACGGCGCGGTCCGCGTCACCACCGGCGAACTGCTCGGCGGCCGCTCGACCACCGGCTATGGCGCGGAACTGGGCGGCTATGTCGGCGGCCTGTGGGTGATGGGTGAGGCCGGTCGCCGCATCGCGCGCCTCGACGGCGGACGCCCCAGCTTCGAAAGCAAGGCCTGGAGCCTGTCGAGCGGCCTGTTCCTGACAGGCGAACTGCCGCCCTACAACCCGCGCCTCGGCAGCTTCGGCCAGCCCAATGTGCTCGATCCCGTGCTGGACGGCGGCCTCGGCGCGATCGAGCTGACCGCCCGCTACGAAAATCTCGATTATACCGACCTGGTGCTGGGCGGCGACGGCTGGGCCGCGACGCTGGGCGTCAACTGGTATCTCAACAGCTTCACCCGGATCCAGCTCAACGGCATCCAGTGGCACACCAACAACCGCGCCGGCACCTACACGGGCGGCGATGACGGCCAGACCGTCAGCGCCCGTGTCGGCGTGACCTTCTGA